In Candidatus Zixiibacteriota bacterium, one genomic interval encodes:
- the nuoF gene encoding NADH-quinone oxidoreductase subunit NuoF, protein MTFYSPVITNAAEATENEKLHLFKYAEDPDQPKIETFEAHGGYAAWKKALSSMSPGEVIDEVKNSGIRGRGGAGFPTGVKWSFVPKDSTKPRYLICNADESEPGTCKDRVLMERDPHSVIEGMAIGSYAIDCHLMFIYIRGEFGHSAVMMERAMAEAYQRGHLGKNIHGSGYDLEMIVHTGGGAYICGEETALLNSLEGERGMSRIRPPFPAIAGLYACPTIVNNVESLAAVPFVINRGADWYRALGTEKSAGTKIFSLSGHVNRPGNYEVELGFSLKKLIYDPAFGNGIPGGKKLKGVIPGGSSTPFLTPEMIEVGLDYESLQEAGSMLGSGGVIVFNEDTCIVWALKKLAHFYRHESCGKCTPCREGTGWLENIITRIEAGQGRDGDIEHIEEICGNIIGRTVCPLGDAAVMPIQSAIKHWRDEWQYHIDHKKCLVQSEFGF, encoded by the coding sequence ATGACCTTTTACTCACCTGTCATCACCAACGCCGCAGAAGCAACCGAGAACGAAAAACTGCATCTGTTCAAATATGCAGAGGACCCCGATCAACCTAAGATCGAAACGTTTGAAGCTCATGGTGGCTATGCAGCCTGGAAGAAAGCGCTGTCTTCCATGTCGCCGGGTGAGGTTATCGACGAGGTCAAGAATTCCGGCATCCGGGGTCGTGGCGGCGCCGGTTTTCCCACCGGTGTGAAATGGAGCTTTGTGCCCAAAGACAGCACAAAGCCGCGTTACCTGATTTGCAATGCCGATGAGTCCGAGCCGGGTACCTGCAAGGATAGGGTGCTGATGGAGCGTGACCCGCATTCGGTGATAGAAGGCATGGCCATCGGATCGTATGCCATCGATTGCCATCTGATGTTCATCTATATTCGCGGTGAGTTCGGTCATTCGGCGGTGATGATGGAGCGGGCTATGGCGGAGGCTTACCAACGTGGCCACCTCGGCAAGAATATCCACGGCAGCGGCTACGATCTGGAGATGATCGTGCATACCGGCGGCGGTGCTTACATCTGCGGCGAGGAAACAGCCCTTTTGAATTCACTGGAAGGTGAACGCGGCATGTCGCGGATTCGCCCACCATTCCCGGCCATCGCCGGGCTTTACGCCTGCCCGACAATCGTCAACAATGTCGAAAGTCTGGCCGCCGTGCCGTTCGTAATCAATCGCGGTGCCGATTGGTACAGAGCGCTCGGCACCGAAAAATCGGCCGGGACAAAAATCTTCTCTTTGAGCGGACACGTCAACCGACCGGGCAACTACGAAGTGGAACTCGGTTTCTCGCTTAAGAAGTTAATCTACGATCCAGCCTTCGGCAACGGCATCCCGGGCGGCAAAAAACTCAAGGGTGTCATCCCCGGCGGATCGTCGACACCGTTCTTGACACCGGAGATGATAGAGGTCGGCCTGGATTATGAGTCGCTTCAGGAAGCCGGCTCGATGCTCGGTAGCGGCGGCGTGATCGTGTTCAACGAAGATACCTGCATTGTGTGGGCGCTGAAAAAACTGGCTCATTTCTACCGCCACGAGTCCTGCGGAAAGTGCACACCCTGCCGGGAAGGCACGGGATGGCTGGAAAATATTATTACTCGTATTGAAGCCGGGCAGGGACGCGACGGTGATATCGAACACATCGAGGAAATTTGTGGGAATATCATCGGACGCACCGTCTGCCCGCTGGGTGATGCCGCCGTGATGCCGATTCAGTCGGCCATCAAGCACTGGCGCGATGAATGGCAGTATCACATCGACCACAAGAAGTGTCTGGTGCAATCGGAGTTCGGATTCTAA
- the nuoE gene encoding NADH-quinone oxidoreductase subunit NuoE, producing the protein MILTDESIKLMQEKAARYPRAKSAILPALTIAYRQVGHLNDEIYSEISDAIGVPTLEIAEAATFYTMFPKEPTGKYLIQVCHNLSCSLLGADSLVRYLEDKLDIQKGETTSDGLFTLISVECLGSCSTAPMMQINHDYYENLTPQKVDSVLKQLRNEA; encoded by the coding sequence ATGATCCTTACCGATGAATCGATCAAACTCATGCAGGAGAAAGCGGCCAGGTATCCGCGCGCCAAGTCGGCCATATTGCCGGCGCTGACGATAGCCTATCGACAAGTCGGCCATCTCAACGATGAGATTTACTCGGAGATTTCCGATGCGATCGGTGTGCCGACTCTGGAGATCGCCGAGGCAGCGACGTTTTATACCATGTTCCCCAAGGAACCGACCGGCAAGTACCTGATCCAGGTTTGTCATAATCTGTCGTGCTCGCTGTTGGGGGCCGATTCGCTGGTCAGGTATCTCGAAGACAAGCTGGATATCCAGAAAGGCGAAACGACCTCGGATGGGCTGTTTACGCTAATCTCGGTGGAGTGCCTGGGTTCCTGTTCGACTGCGCCTATGATGCAGATCAACCATGATTACTACGAAAACCTGACGCCTCAAAAAGTTGATTCGGTTCTGAAACAGTTGAGGAACGAGGCATGA